In one Agathobacter rectalis ATCC 33656 genomic region, the following are encoded:
- a CDS encoding putative DNA modification/repair radical SAM protein: MLTSISADIMEKLKILSDAAKFDVACTSSGASRSGNGTDMGSAFASGICHSFTADGRCISLLKILFTNECIYDCKYCINRCTNDVERVTFTPEEVCKLTVEFYRRNYIEGLFLSSGIIESPEHTMQLLYTTLFLLRNKYHFNGYIHIKGIPGASSEVLEMIGYLCDRMSVNLELPTAEGLRAVAPNKARKNILTPMRFIQNGIKDSRMYHGNSSMKNRMYIDEQAYYEQMAEIKDSTARLSEYHRSLRVATDCGKADKLAQKSWESGLSIKRPDRYYVPAGQSTQMIVGATGESDYQIISVAEAMYNRFDMKRVFYSAFVNVNMDESLPGIGQPPPLKREHRLYQADFLMRFYGFKAGELLSEDNQNFNDYIDPKCQWAVGHLECFPVEIMTADYYTLLRVPGIGTNSVRRIIKARKHAKLSFTDLKKMGVVLKRALYFITCDGRMMYNTKLDESYITRHLIYNERPDTMLLADNKSCTYEQMSIFDFISE; encoded by the coding sequence ATGTTAACGTCAATCAGTGCTGATATTATGGAAAAACTTAAGATTCTGTCTGATGCGGCAAAGTTTGATGTTGCATGCACTTCCAGTGGTGCATCCCGTTCGGGTAATGGAACTGATATGGGGAGTGCATTTGCCAGTGGAATATGTCATTCGTTTACAGCTGATGGCAGGTGTATATCGCTTCTCAAGATACTTTTTACAAATGAATGTATTTATGATTGTAAATACTGTATCAACAGATGCACTAATGATGTTGAAAGAGTGACATTTACGCCTGAGGAGGTATGTAAGCTTACTGTTGAGTTTTACAGACGCAATTATATAGAGGGACTTTTCTTAAGCTCTGGTATCATAGAATCGCCCGAGCATACCATGCAGCTTTTATATACCACGCTTTTTCTTTTGAGAAACAAATATCATTTCAATGGGTATATACACATCAAGGGTATACCGGGAGCCTCCTCTGAGGTCCTTGAGATGATTGGATATCTTTGTGATAGGATGAGTGTTAATCTGGAGTTGCCCACAGCGGAAGGGCTTAGGGCAGTTGCTCCGAATAAGGCGCGTAAAAACATTCTTACACCTATGAGATTTATTCAAAATGGTATAAAGGACAGCCGAATGTATCATGGCAATAGCAGTATGAAAAACCGTATGTATATAGATGAGCAGGCATATTATGAGCAGATGGCCGAAATAAAAGATAGTACTGCAAGATTATCAGAGTATCACAGAAGCCTTAGGGTTGCTACAGATTGCGGGAAGGCTGATAAGCTTGCACAAAAAAGCTGGGAATCAGGCTTAAGTATCAAAAGACCGGACAGATATTATGTGCCGGCGGGGCAGAGTACACAGATGATTGTGGGAGCAACCGGAGAGAGTGATTATCAGATTATATCTGTAGCAGAAGCAATGTACAACAGGTTTGATATGAAGAGAGTATTTTACTCGGCTTTTGTGAATGTTAATATGGATGAGTCATTACCGGGTATCGGGCAGCCGCCACCGTTAAAGAGAGAGCACAGGCTTTATCAGGCAGATTTTCTTATGAGATTTTATGGCTTTAAGGCAGGAGAGCTTTTGTCGGAGGATAATCAGAACTTTAATGATTATATTGATCCAAAGTGTCAGTGGGCTGTAGGTCATCTGGAGTGTTTTCCGGTTGAGATTATGACGGCGGATTATTATACACTTCTCAGGGTCCCGGGAATAGGCACTAACAGTGTCAGGCGTATTATAAAAGCCAGAAAGCATGCAAAGCTTTCGTTTACAGATTTAAAGAAAATGGGTGTCGTGCTCAAAAGAGCACTGTACTTTATCACCTGTGATGGTCGTATGATGTACAATACAAAGCTTGATGAAAGCTATATTACAAGGCATCTCATATATAACGAAAGGCCGGATACTATGCTTTTAGCTGATAATAAATCATGTACTTATGAGCAGATGAGTATATTTGATTTTATATCTGAATAG
- a CDS encoding flagellar hook-length control protein FliK: protein MQISNLVSQYNNSVANGEPMTGAKGVEKLVSSLNEMSKGMIFEGTVSSVRGNQVKLALSNGQQILARLAGKFSFEQGQSVFFQVKNNDGGTIEIKPYTVDGEGANLTLMDALKAAGLSVDGINLSMVNKMMEEHMPIDKTSLNQMYQLVQDNKDINVTTLVELKRLGIEINQVNAAQFENYANDKQAITIAMDSLIDELPNALSAEDLSMYKLVTQARDILNIVTEGLPEEAFISSEASDMSQYEAIMRDNKSAPVVKKHFNIAELFESLNSVSGESQDIHTTQKINNAPATDTILLQENETKSNTIGFLLSDKQIEELNEQVRMLLPDLQENNISLYSEDSSVVGILNDIKSMLENTPANADTLRHLFSGEAFKLMLKEALEQQWMIKPGDLEKNPKKLDGLYDKIEKQITNMEIILKTSGVVNPKAEALADNIRGNIEFMNQINEAYTYVQVPLKMNEKNASGQLYVYTNKKSMSNPDKELSAFLHLDLEHLGGTDVSIKMLHRKVTTNFYLDSDESYALVKQFLPVLEKRLQDKGYNCELNVNSGSKQMNFVAGFLKKDLPPTGQVHRYSFDIRA, encoded by the coding sequence ATGCAGATATCAAATTTGGTAAGTCAATACAACAATTCAGTGGCAAATGGTGAGCCTATGACAGGAGCAAAGGGCGTTGAAAAGCTGGTATCTTCTTTAAATGAAATGTCAAAAGGGATGATATTTGAGGGAACAGTAAGCAGTGTCCGTGGCAATCAGGTTAAGCTTGCCTTGTCAAATGGTCAGCAGATTTTGGCAAGGCTGGCAGGAAAGTTTTCATTTGAACAGGGACAGTCTGTGTTTTTTCAGGTGAAAAATAATGATGGAGGCACTATAGAAATAAAACCATATACAGTTGATGGCGAGGGAGCCAACCTCACACTTATGGATGCGCTAAAGGCTGCAGGTCTGTCGGTAGATGGCATAAATTTGTCGATGGTGAACAAGATGATGGAAGAGCATATGCCAATTGATAAGACAAGCCTTAATCAGATGTATCAGCTTGTGCAGGATAATAAGGATATTAATGTGACTACACTTGTTGAGTTAAAGAGGCTTGGAATTGAAATTAATCAGGTAAATGCGGCTCAGTTTGAAAATTATGCTAATGACAAACAGGCTATTACAATTGCTATGGATAGTTTGATAGATGAACTGCCGAATGCTCTTTCAGCCGAAGATTTATCAATGTATAAGCTTGTAACCCAGGCGAGGGATATTTTAAATATTGTTACAGAAGGGCTGCCGGAAGAGGCATTTATATCAAGTGAAGCTTCTGATATGTCACAGTATGAGGCAATAATGCGTGATAATAAATCGGCACCTGTAGTAAAAAAACACTTTAATATTGCTGAATTATTTGAATCATTAAACAGTGTTTCCGGTGAATCACAGGATATTCACACAACGCAGAAAATAAACAATGCTCCGGCAACAGATACCATCCTTTTACAGGAGAATGAAACAAAATCAAATACTATTGGATTTCTTTTATCGGATAAGCAGATAGAAGAGCTTAATGAACAGGTCAGGATGCTGCTTCCGGATTTACAGGAAAACAATATTTCTTTGTATTCAGAGGATAGCAGTGTCGTAGGAATACTTAACGATATAAAAAGTATGTTGGAAAATACACCGGCAAATGCCGATACACTGAGACATTTGTTTTCAGGAGAAGCCTTTAAGCTTATGTTGAAGGAGGCTTTAGAACAGCAATGGATGATTAAACCGGGAGATTTAGAGAAGAATCCTAAGAAGCTTGATGGCTTGTACGACAAAATTGAAAAACAGATAACAAATATGGAAATTATTTTGAAAACATCAGGAGTGGTGAATCCTAAAGCAGAGGCACTGGCAGATAATATCCGTGGAAATATTGAATTTATGAATCAGATAAACGAGGCATATACATATGTGCAGGTTCCATTGAAGATGAATGAAAAAAACGCCAGCGGACAGTTGTATGTGTATACAAATAAGAAAAGTATGTCCAATCCGGACAAAGAATTATCAGCATTTTTACATTTGGATTTAGAGCATCTCGGTGGGACAGATGTGTCAATTAAAATGCTTCATAGGAAGGTTACAACTAATTTCTATTTGGATAGTGATGAGTCATATGCACTGGTAAAGCAATTTCTGCCGGTGTTGGAAAAGAGATTACAGGATAAGGGCTATAATTGTGAATTGAATGTAAATAGTGGTTCGAAACAGATGAATTTTGTCGCTGGATTTCTGAAAAAGGATTTGCCACCTACCGGTCAGGTGCATAGATATTCCTTTGACATTAGGGCGTAG
- a CDS encoding YraN family protein, which produces MNKRSVGSIYEQLAAEQLINMGYSVLACNYRNRFGEIDIIAKDGDTICFCEVKYRRDNGCGRALEAVGYSKQKKIISVARYYLMKHGLDEWTPCRFDVIAVDDDEVTVLKNAFEGS; this is translated from the coding sequence ATGAATAAAAGAAGTGTTGGAAGTATATATGAGCAGCTTGCAGCTGAGCAGTTAATAAATATGGGATATAGTGTACTTGCCTGCAATTACAGAAACCGCTTTGGAGAGATAGATATAATAGCAAAGGATGGAGATACAATATGTTTTTGTGAGGTGAAATATCGTAGAGATAACGGCTGTGGCAGGGCTCTTGAAGCAGTTGGTTATAGCAAGCAGAAAAAAATTATATCAGTTGCAAGGTATTATCTTATGAAACATGGTTTGGATGAGTGGACACCATGCAGATTTGATGTGATAGCAGTGGATGATGACGAGGTTACTGTGTTGAAGAATGCATTTGAGGGCAGTTAA
- a CDS encoding alpha/beta hydrolase yields the protein MKEKLKINVTKPQYVQVSDITYAQVDSWYDHCRRDLKLDLIYPEDMSDKRYPCIVWICGGGWMRMDKSAHLSYLSTLAHQGFVVCSVEYRTSNEGCYPMQIEDVKAAIRYLKAHADRYRIDKEHFGAMGESAGGFLTCMAALDHDKARDVGEYLEESSSIQAACPWYPPTNLSTFKYKDAEECAASMESLLLGYNIMRNIKEAYNSSPVSKVTKDAPPFLIIHGINDQTVPFEQSEELYDKLIENGCDADLIALEGADHADMQFFQDELWDRIIEFFKTKLG from the coding sequence ATGAAGGAAAAGCTTAAGATTAATGTGACGAAGCCACAATATGTGCAGGTGTCTGATATTACATATGCGCAGGTGGATTCGTGGTATGATCACTGTCGCAGGGATTTAAAACTCGATTTAATATATCCGGAAGATATGTCTGACAAGCGTTATCCTTGTATAGTATGGATATGCGGTGGTGGATGGATGAGGATGGATAAGTCAGCACATCTATCATATCTTAGCACGCTTGCTCATCAGGGGTTTGTTGTTTGCAGTGTGGAATACCGCACATCAAATGAGGGTTGCTATCCTATGCAGATAGAGGATGTGAAGGCTGCAATCAGGTATTTGAAGGCACATGCAGATAGATACAGAATTGACAAGGAACATTTTGGTGCGATGGGAGAATCAGCCGGAGGATTTTTGACATGTATGGCGGCATTGGATCATGATAAAGCTCGTGATGTTGGAGAATATCTTGAAGAGTCAAGCAGTATTCAGGCAGCATGTCCATGGTATCCACCTACTAACCTTAGCACATTTAAGTATAAAGATGCCGAAGAATGCGCAGCATCTATGGAGTCACTTTTACTCGGATATAATATTATGAGAAATATCAAGGAAGCATATAACAGTTCTCCGGTGTCTAAGGTGACAAAAGATGCTCCTCCATTTTTGATTATTCACGGTATAAATGATCAGACAGTTCCGTTTGAGCAGAGTGAAGAGCTTTATGACAAGCTTATTGAAAATGGCTGTGATGCAGATTTGATTGCATTGGAAGGCGCTGACCATGCAGATATGCAGTTTTTCCAGGATGAACTGTGGGATAGGATAATCGAGTTTTTTAAGACTAAATTGGGATAA
- a CDS encoding EscU/YscU/HrcU family type III secretion system export apparatus switch protein encodes MHGENDNRNNNGIDIGKTAVAIEYVPGEAAPKILATGKGVIADKIIERAKESNVPTYKDDKLADTLSRLKIGDMIPTELYEVVAEILVFVNDLDKLKAKIDQR; translated from the coding sequence ATGCATGGCGAAAATGATAATCGCAACAATAATGGAATAGACATAGGCAAAACAGCCGTAGCTATAGAGTATGTGCCGGGAGAAGCAGCACCTAAAATACTAGCTACAGGCAAGGGCGTTATTGCTGACAAAATTATTGAGAGGGCTAAGGAAAGCAATGTGCCTACATATAAGGACGATAAGCTTGCTGATACACTGTCTAGGCTTAAAATAGGTGATATGATTCCAACGGAGTTGTATGAGGTTGTTGCAGAGATACTTGTTTTTGTTAATGATCTGGATAAGCTTAAGGCAAAAATTGACCAAAGATAG
- the radA gene encoding DNA repair protein RadA, whose product MAKGKTSVFFCQECGYESAKWMGQCPACKEWNTFVEETVDKKSISSSGKVKKESKAAQVLPLSAVKSEKEERIVTGIAEFDRVLGGGIVRGSLVLVGGDPGIGKSTLLLQVCRELSQKKVPLLYVSGEESLHQIKMRADRLGDFTDSLELLCETSLDIAKDVIQRKKPEVVVIDSIQTMYNEEIASAPGSVSQVRETTGVLMQLAKTLGISVFIVGHVTKDGAVAGPRTLEHMVDTVLYFEGDRYESYRILRGVKNRFGSTNEIGVFEMKAEGLVEVENPSEYMLSGKPEGASGSIVTCSIEGSRPILLEIQALVCHSFFNNPRRTANGTDYNKVNLLMAVLEKRANLSLSDCDAYVNIAGGIRMNEPAIDLGIVLAIASSKKDIIVREDTICFGEVGLSGEVRGVTMSEQRVAEAKKLGFKKCIVPKVCLAGVSHISGIEIVGVANIKEAIDAVR is encoded by the coding sequence ATGGCAAAAGGAAAGACCTCTGTATTTTTCTGCCAGGAATGTGGTTATGAATCGGCAAAATGGATGGGACAGTGCCCGGCCTGTAAGGAATGGAATACATTTGTAGAGGAAACCGTAGATAAAAAGTCGATAAGCTCGTCGGGAAAAGTAAAAAAAGAATCAAAGGCGGCACAGGTTCTGCCTCTTTCGGCAGTAAAAAGCGAGAAAGAGGAGCGTATAGTGACAGGTATAGCCGAGTTTGACAGAGTGCTTGGTGGAGGAATTGTGAGGGGGTCACTTGTGCTTGTGGGAGGAGATCCGGGTATAGGAAAATCCACGCTACTACTTCAGGTATGCAGGGAGCTTTCACAAAAAAAGGTGCCATTACTTTATGTGTCAGGTGAGGAATCCCTGCATCAGATAAAGATGCGTGCCGACAGACTTGGCGATTTTACGGATTCACTGGAGCTTTTATGTGAGACAAGTCTTGATATAGCAAAAGACGTGATTCAACGAAAAAAACCGGAGGTTGTTGTAATAGATTCCATCCAGACTATGTACAATGAGGAGATAGCGTCGGCACCGGGCAGTGTCTCACAGGTCAGGGAGACAACCGGAGTGCTTATGCAGCTTGCAAAGACTCTGGGTATTTCTGTCTTTATAGTAGGACATGTGACAAAGGATGGTGCGGTTGCGGGGCCGAGGACGTTAGAGCATATGGTTGATACTGTGCTTTATTTTGAGGGTGACAGGTATGAGTCGTACAGGATACTTAGAGGCGTTAAGAACAGATTTGGTTCGACCAATGAGATAGGCGTATTTGAAATGAAGGCGGAGGGACTTGTTGAGGTGGAAAATCCGTCGGAGTATATGCTTAGCGGTAAGCCCGAGGGAGCATCAGGATCAATTGTCACATGTTCCATAGAGGGAAGCCGCCCGATACTTCTCGAGATACAGGCTCTTGTATGTCACAGCTTTTTTAATAATCCAAGGCGTACAGCAAATGGTACAGATTATAATAAAGTAAATCTACTCATGGCGGTCCTTGAAAAAAGAGCCAACCTGTCACTGTCAGACTGTGACGCTTATGTGAATATAGCAGGCGGTATAAGGATGAACGAACCGGCGATAGACCTTGGGATAGTGCTTGCAATCGCATCAAGCAAAAAGGATATTATAGTGCGTGAGGATACCATATGCTTTGGAGAGGTGGGCTTAAGCGGAGAGGTGCGCGGAGTTACCATGTCCGAGCAGCGTGTTGCTGAGGCAAAGAAGCTTGGCTTTAAAAAGTGTATTGTTCCCAAAGTGTGTCTTGCAGGAGTCTCGCATATTAGTGGAATTGAGATTGTCGGTGTGGCAAATATCAAGGAAGCGATAGATGCTGTCAGATAG
- the pgeF gene encoding peptidoglycan editing factor PgeF, whose product MKTDIDKNIKIDENIKKDKNMQAENIHKNVDEITINDFVAKNDKDVLELKKHVLSSGSVVPLLYFKKLNELSMIEHCFTTRLGGLSEGMFESLNLSFTRGDDEEKVLENYKRVAEAIGAEAGQIVTTDQTHTTNVLRVGKKQCGIGVTRKRPYTDVDGLITNEPNVVLATFYADCVPLYFVDPVHRAIGLSHSGWRGTVNRMGKQTLIAMNREFGTEAHDVIAAIGPSICQDCYEISQDVAEHFVDEFATTDDPHASDILLYKGDGKYQLNLWECNRRVLVEAGVQEDNIAISNICTCCNPSLLFSHRASHGKRGNLGAFMFLK is encoded by the coding sequence ATGAAGACAGACATTGATAAGAATATAAAGATTGATGAGAATATAAAGAAGGATAAGAATATGCAGGCTGAAAACATACACAAAAATGTTGATGAAATTACTATAAATGATTTTGTTGCAAAGAATGATAAAGATGTTCTGGAATTAAAAAAGCACGTCCTTTCAAGCGGAAGTGTTGTTCCTTTGTTATATTTTAAGAAGTTAAATGAGCTTTCTATGATAGAGCATTGCTTTACAACACGTCTTGGTGGACTCAGTGAAGGGATGTTTGAAAGCTTAAATTTAAGCTTTACACGTGGAGATGACGAGGAAAAGGTCTTAGAAAATTATAAAAGGGTGGCGGAGGCAATCGGAGCAGAGGCAGGACAGATTGTTACGACAGACCAGACACATACTACCAATGTTTTGAGAGTTGGAAAAAAGCAGTGTGGCATCGGGGTGACAAGAAAGAGACCATATACAGATGTGGATGGACTTATCACGAATGAGCCAAATGTTGTGCTTGCCACATTTTATGCTGATTGTGTACCGCTTTATTTTGTTGATCCGGTACATAGGGCAATAGGGCTTAGCCATTCAGGCTGGAGAGGTACTGTAAATCGCATGGGAAAACAGACACTTATTGCTATGAACAGGGAGTTTGGTACCGAGGCACATGATGTTATAGCTGCGATAGGACCTTCAATATGTCAGGACTGCTATGAGATAAGTCAGGATGTTGCAGAGCATTTTGTGGATGAGTTTGCGACAACAGACGATCCTCATGCGAGTGATATTCTGCTCTATAAGGGAGACGGCAAATATCAGCTTAATCTTTGGGAATGTAACAGGAGAGTACTTGTGGAGGCAGGAGTACAGGAAGACAATATTGCCATAAGCAATATATGCACTTGTTGTAATCCCTCTCTTTTATTTTCGCATAGAGCAAGTCATGGAAAGCGTGGAAATCTTGGAGCTTTTATGTTTCTTAAGTAA
- a CDS encoding TIGR03915 family putative DNA repair protein: MDNIILRCDNNINGIFTAIYDAFVYKNQMQKENHEVYRDNISIEIGIGGNYTLFSKMIDIETDEVKVQKTILTIQKKLGFKIYETVFDALCHYSGNRATIVLGFLVRAFKVGQRIMEHMTDKYVMEVFELSRKVNKEADKIRGFIHFSDNGNYLLAHFEPKCDMIPVVMWHFVDRYPGENFVIYDDRRRYAVVHPRLKECFYINESEFKQLEISVPVKTDSFEQLWKVYFEHTDIRERFNPQCQRNLCPKWYRKNMVEFT, translated from the coding sequence ATGGATAATATAATACTTAGATGTGATAATAATATAAATGGGATTTTTACCGCTATATATGATGCTTTTGTATACAAAAATCAAATGCAAAAAGAAAATCACGAAGTATACCGGGACAATATTTCTATTGAGATAGGCATTGGAGGAAACTATACACTTTTTTCAAAGATGATAGATATTGAAACAGATGAGGTAAAGGTCCAAAAGACAATTTTGACAATTCAAAAGAAGCTAGGTTTTAAGATATATGAGACTGTATTTGATGCTTTGTGCCATTATTCTGGTAATAGAGCAACAATAGTGCTTGGATTTCTTGTCAGAGCATTTAAGGTGGGACAAAGGATTATGGAGCATATGACCGATAAATATGTTATGGAGGTATTTGAGCTTTCAAGAAAGGTAAATAAAGAGGCTGACAAGATAAGAGGGTTTATTCATTTTAGTGATAATGGAAACTATCTGCTGGCGCACTTTGAACCAAAATGCGATATGATACCGGTTGTTATGTGGCATTTTGTGGACAGGTATCCCGGGGAAAATTTTGTAATCTATGATGATAGAAGAAGGTATGCAGTGGTCCACCCGAGGCTTAAGGAGTGCTTTTATATCAATGAAAGTGAATTTAAGCAGCTTGAGATAAGTGTGCCGGTGAAGACAGACAGTTTTGAGCAGTTATGGAAGGTGTATTTTGAGCACACTGATATAAGGGAGCGGTTCAATCCACAATGTCAGCGCAATCTTTGTCCAAAGTGGTATAGGAAGAATATGGTGGAATTTACCTGA
- a CDS encoding GntR family transcriptional regulator gives MQLNYRDSKPIYEQIKEGIRRMIVMNVIKQDEKLPSVRVLACKYAINPNTIAKAYRELEEEGYLYTKSGKGTFVADAKTARQSLTRNLKILFDQVVTELFVLETPVEELKTRMDDAKEQLSMEDDLVRFVTQDMQTEDVVTEGNDDTDK, from the coding sequence ATGCAGTTAAATTATCGAGATTCAAAGCCTATTTATGAACAAATTAAGGAAGGCATCAGACGAATGATTGTTATGAATGTTATTAAGCAGGACGAAAAGCTACCGTCTGTACGTGTGCTTGCCTGCAAGTATGCAATCAATCCTAACACTATCGCAAAAGCATACAGGGAACTTGAGGAGGAAGGCTATCTTTATACTAAAAGTGGTAAAGGAACCTTTGTTGCTGATGCTAAGACAGCCAGGCAGAGTCTGACAAGGAATTTGAAAATACTCTTTGACCAGGTGGTGACAGAGTTATTTGTGCTTGAAACACCTGTTGAGGAATTGAAAACAAGAATGGATGATGCGAAAGAGCAGCTGAGCATGGAAGATGACTTAGTCAGATTTGTAACACAAGATATGCAGACAGAAGATGTTGTGACAGAGGGTAATGATGATACAGATAAATAA